From the genome of Phoenix dactylifera cultivar Barhee BC4 chromosome 5, palm_55x_up_171113_PBpolish2nd_filt_p, whole genome shotgun sequence:
CGTTGGATTTcagcttttttttattattatgttaCCTTATGGCTAATGAAGTGATTCAGAAGGATTCCAGATTTGACATAAATTATTTTAACTACTGCGAATAAGATTGGATAGAGTTCAGAAGCGAGATTAATCGCATTAGAAAGTCGAGTTGCATGTTAAATTTTTGGAAATTATAATTTGATCATACGACGTtcgattaaaataattttattattttttaaaaattaaataattttttgatatcTACATTATGACTGCCATCTCTTTTAGAGACATCTCTAATAATTAAGCTCAAATTTCATCATTTGGGTCTAAAATGGGCTCAAAGTTTGTAAGATTTTGATGGCACctatctttttatttaaaaagaacCAAGGGAAGCCATAGAATGATATATAAATTGAGACTTATTgagtttatttttattagtgatatatttattttagaaaaaagtcGTATTAAGAAATCTATCTCGAATTATATAAGGATGGGCTTCACTATCATAAATTGAGCCTATGTTCGTAATTTTCTTTAAGAGATTTCAGttgagaaaaattttctttccctCCGACCAGATCATGGAAACAGAGGTTAATGTCAAACCCTTCCTGTTTCATGAAGCAACCTCAGAATgacaagaagagaagaaagaaaaaatagtatTGCTTTAACATGTACGTTAGATCCCCCAGAGTCCAGATGGAAAGTAAAGGAATTATCTGGCAGTTGCTTCCCTTCTTCACCTCATGGAATCAAAATCCTGTTCGCCGGCCAAAGCTATACAAAGGAAAGGGACGGGTTCCGCCTCCCTCCTATTCCTCTGCATTCTCCCTCGTCTCACACAGGTGCAACCTTTTCCTATCCCTTTTCTCCCATTGCTTCTTCATGGACCTTTTTCTGCTCCCCTTCTGCTGTTTGCCTTTTCTTGTGACATGTTTGATATAATCAGGTTCTAGGCAAGTAGGACAAGTTATTTAGAAGTTAATGTATCGGTGGAAGTTTCTTCTTTCCAATGTGGCCTGTACTAGATCAAGATTTTAGCTTCATCATCTCAGCTATCTTGGTGGATGACTGTTACCGAGATGAAGCAACATATAACAGCATTGCAGCGTAATTATATGCCTAAATCCGAATAAGAAGTACTTTATTTCCAACTTgcactaaaaaataaaagaaaaccatTTATGCATGGAAATCATAATTCTCGCATGTCTTCTGGTTTTcgttctccattttttttttgagtaattAGTGTCTGGCTATCTCTATCGTGATCAATTTGTTTTCTTAGTACTATGGTAAGCACAGATGTCAGGATCTAGGATGATCAATATctgctatttttttaaatatgtttATTAGCATAAGATCAGGAAATTCTGGAGAAGGAACCTGAACAGGTAGTTCCCAAAGATGAGGAATGCAACTAGCTTGTCATTGCCTTGGAATCCCTGGGTAAGGGAAAGCCCTTGTGGAAAAGTTCCAAGATATGATCAGAAGATGATGTAGTCTCCATGCATTCATATGTATCTatagatgtatgtatatgtgtatatatgtgtttCCAACATAACACTAGGCTCAGACATATCCTGTACATGGCCATGACAAATAATATATGACAATTGAAGTGATATCTCTCCCTTCTCAAGATCTCTTTGCTTATCCTTTCCTATTTTGTGAACAATATGACCTCTGTCACGACTCCTTAGAAAGCATTGAAGTTTTTAGATTGCCTACCTGGGTGAAGACACTCAGTTATTATATAGTATTTGCTCTCTTATGTTCCTTTCTAATGATGGCCATGATATTTAATAGGTTGTACTGTATTTGATGAATTGAAGAACATGAATTGTGAATTTCTTTCAACTTTCAAACAAACTTGAAAAGAAACTTTATCAGTGGAAAGACGACATATGTCTTCGCGTGGGAAGAACGCCACCAGAGGTGCTGCTGTTTCTGAgaaacaaatttcaaattctaATGAACTCGAGCATCAGAAGAGAAGGACCAATTCACTTAATTTGCCTCTTGAAACTCATTGGGAACTTCCCCAAGTAGGAAAGAAGAAGTTTTCTTTGTCACGGATGAGTTTCAGGTCTCTCCAGGATTCACTTATAAGGATTAGTAGAAGCAAAACATACCGTAGCAGGCTTCAAGGCGTTCATGACCCAAAAGAAGAACATGTGGTGCAGTCTTTCAGGCAGTTACTTCTGTCAACCAGCCAACTTCCGGAGAAATACGATGACTATCATACGCTTTTACGGTATGACTGGTTAAGTTTCTCTGACACTAACCCCCCTTCTTGGAAAAAGTAGATCATTTTATTAACTTATGTGAATCATGGTTTTCCACATAATGGTAAACAGATAGAGCTTTGCATTGGTAAGCCATCATATTTTGGATCATTTCTACAGCAAATGAGAACTcagtttaaaattattaaaagaaaatttaacctTCTTGAGAACTAAAGAAGAAGAATTGGATTTTcgtcagagaaaaaaaaagcagaagAATTGACTTCCATGTAAGTTTGCTAaaacattttatttttgttccctCTAGTTTTCTACGAATGAGAGGTTTTGACATAAAGAAGGCGAAAGATGCgtttctaaatatgctgaagtGGCGTGAAGATTTTGCTGTAGATACGATTGCAAAGGTAAAAAATGAATCATGCTTTACTTAAAATCCCTCTATAGAGCTATGTATCctttaatttctttcaaaatttttctttacttcaatgatcattgCTTTTTCAATGATCAAGGCAATAAATACAATCTTATTACATAGTGCAACTACACTTGGCTGCACTTCATGGGCACAGTCTTATTTTCTTCAGTACGTTATTTATCAATATGATAAGATTATGTAAGGTGCCAAGTCAGCATGGGTATTTGATGAATAGAGAGAGCTGATGAGGATAAGCAAATGGAAAAAATGTTCTAGGTCAGATAGTGGAGCCAGCTATAGCCATTAGAATCAGACCATTCATAACCATAAATATAAGCATCCAGCCTTTTCCCAACTATTTGGGGTTGGCTAATTAATTGCCATTCATATGTAAGCAAATTCTAGATTTGTGCAATAACTATATAAACACAATAAACTATTAATAAATCATTTCAAATTTTCTGTTCGACCTTAAAGTGGCAATCATTATCCAATCATGCTCAGGCAAAATACAAGCTACACTTGTTCCGCATTGAACAATGATAAAGAAATATGTATTCTTGTTTGCTGAAACAATCATTTGCCATTAGATGGGTATCATGCTGTAGTTTTGCCGGTCCATGAGGTGGTGTAGGTCTTCTTCTAATGCTGTTGTATGGAGAAACTTTTTCCCGGAGGAACCGTTGGAACGAGTAATTCATtctgggaaaagaaaaaggaacggAGTCACCGGTCTGGGTAAAGCTCTACCCTTAATGCACCTATGGGGGTAGACTGACAGAGAAAAACAGTCAAAAGATCTTATTATATTGATTCATACATTCACCTGGAGCAAGAAACATTTTTTATAGGATCCTCTGCAAGCTTGATCGTATTTTGGGTAATCTCAAGTGGATGCAGTGTTTTCCTAACGCATCAGTCAAATTTGTTCATCCAAGCATGAAGGGACGATTCGTATCTGGGGCAGTTTGCTTGCTTGCCTTTCTCGAGCAGATGGATGCTGCGTTCTTCAATAAAACAGCATCAGTCCCCATACCCATGAATATACTGGCAGACTCGGGGACAAACCTATGCTGACTGTAAAGTTGGTTAAAAGAATTTTATGGCAGGCAATCCtctatgttttttttaataaaaaaaaataaatgtatcTAATCCTACTGTCTGACATAACCACAACCAAGGAAATCTGCATGTGCAATCTTATGTAATTCAGGTGGGAACTGAGCAGTCCATATAATAATAGTATGTAGCATAATTTGCTAGCTAATCTGCAGGCTGTATGTGGACCTTATATCGAGTACCAGTGACATACTATGGCACATACTGAAGATTGCCATAATTGATTAATCACCTGCCAATCTTCTCAAAAGTGACATAAACGGCAACTTTGATATTTAAGTTTTACAATGCTTATAAAGTGAATCAATGAGTATGCATGTATTTAGATTTCAGCTATCAATATAAAATGTGTTCTTCATATTTATTCTTATAGAGATGATCTAAGAGTGTCATTCCTATTCTGATTCTTGAGTCCTCCACTGCACTCCTGGAATAGCGCTGAGCGTTTACAAATTACCTAAAAGTTGTAGTAAATGTCATGATGGCTGAATTTCCAGCTGGAATCTATTAGGATTGAatgaaattttgaattattaaaacTTATTTTACAATATTGTTGAGCAAAAATTCGATCTGTATAGTTTTAGAACCACTATCtgaattgtttttttctttttgctgctAATTATGCCTCACTTTCGCTTTAccttttttattgaaattatgTGCTATTTGCCAGTTCATGTGCGGTATCTGTAAATTAAGGGCCTGTTTGGCCTCGTCGTTTGTATTTTTGTTTCTCTACAGATTAGGATGTGGCAAACAGCATTTGCATGTTCAGCTGCTCCTTGCTTCTACATATGCTCATTTTTGAAAACGATAAAATCTTTGCTTCCAAAGTCTCTGAAGGTTTTACAaacagtttaaaaaaaaaaaaccaagagtTTCATCATGTTGGTAATACAGTCCAGTACATTTTTCTTCTTCAGTTTTTTGAAAACAGaaacagaaaacaaaaatattacCAATTGGGCCCTATATTTACGTCATTTTTCAACTAGCAAGTTAATATAGCTTGACTTATTTACAGATATTGTATGCAATGGGCTTCAATGTGTTGTTGCTTTAATCAATTAGTGCAATTGCCTAGTTGATGCATAACATAGCTCTATCTGTTCGATTGACTTCAGGTTACAAAATCATGAATTATTTGCAATTTCAACCTTACTCATTTCAAGTAGCTTTCAGATGAACCGTAGTTTGCAGGATTATGAACATGTATTTCACTTGTTATTTTCAGTAATTTCACTTTATCTGTGGTTATTTTCAGGATTTCAAGTTTGAGGAGGATGAAGCAGTTAAAAAGTGCTATCCACATGGATATCATGGAGTTGATAGATATGGTAGACCATTATACATTGAAAGAATTGGGTCGGTGGACCTCAATACCTTGTTGCGTGTAACTACAGTTGACCGCTACATCAAAAATCACATTTCAGAACAAGAGAAAACGTTAAACTTAAGGTACCCTGCATGCTCACTTGCAGCTAGGAAGTACATAGCCTCAACAACAAGCATTCTAGATGTAAAAGGAGTGGTAAGTTGTCATTGTTATAAATAATTTCTTGTGTTTTGGAAGAATTGGCATCCTATCCTTTCTTTGGTTTAATCTTCTGGGCCCCACTGCACACTAACTTTGGTCTATTTGTCAGATAAAAATGTATAAAGCAATTTAATGTGACCAATGATTGTCCATAATGTAATTCTCCAGGTGGTAATATGACCTCAAATTAAGTAAAATCTTAACTCAAATTTATTTAAGGTGTGCCAATCACTtctaggtgatcattttgtagtTCTATATTTACAGGCTTGCTTTGCTGCTGACCATAGACAATTTAATTTTGGATATGGAAGAATGACATTGATGCATGACTATGAACTCTGAAATTCTAGAAGATTCATGACAAGATCTCTTTGCAATGTTCACTTTAACTTGGCAGCATCATTTCTTTGTCATCTAGAGAATTTTTAATAGGGAGATTCCCTCCTATCTTCTTGTGATATTTTTGCAAGTGAGACTGGGAATGAACATAAGCAATCACCACCTTTCTAATTCTAAgcaaataatttatttattgttCTGAAAAATAGTTACTGCTTCTTATGTATTAGACGCAATATCACAGATTTGTTGATGTCATTATAAGAGCAATCATGATAATTTGCGAATCTATATGCTAGATAATTGTGGTGGCACAGATTATCTGTAGCTATCCATTGGCTGCATTAGGAAGAGCTTTGTGGGCTAAAGTTTAAGTTGTATGATTCagtctttcatattttttttactttttttgagGAATAATGGAGGAAGCAGGGAGCTTCCCccaattttattaaagaaatataGATTCATCTTTTATAGGTTATAATGTTATTTATGCCTAATGATGAGACCCTTGCCTAAAAAATCATACTCATGTAAGGCTTTCATAAACTCGGCAGAGGGCGTCCTGTGGATAACCACTTAAATTTATGCAATTACAAACTAGTTCAGGTAATCAAATGGCATGGATAACCACGTAAACGAGCAATCATATTTGGTTTTTTTCTACTATGGCAATGTATTCATCTTGTTCAAAAgtaattagaaaattgaataaaAAAGGTTTGCATCTCTAATATAGAATGTTCCCAACATTTGGTGAACTAATAGTTGCAGAAATCAGGTGTAAACATTTGATACAAAACTATAAAGCCATTTCTTGTGAGTTTTCTGTATGCAGTTTACTCTAACTTGATCCACAACcttttttgtcttcttttgtttaCTTCTGTAGTTAATTTTGAATGAATAATTCATTTATAGAATAGTTCTGCATAATTgtaaattttaataaatatgtTTCTTTCGTCTATACTTTTATCCACTCTCTTGCAGTTGTATATACTCTGAACTgtgaaattaaatttttttgtatgaatactAAGTTGAGGCTTTAATAAAGGCTTGAGTGGAATGCAATATATCTGATAGCTTCAAATTCCTGATGTAGGGTACCAATAACTTCTCAAAACCTGCTAGAGAGCTTTTTACAGAAATTCAAAAGATTGATAGCAATTACTACCCAGAGGTATGAGAATTATTACTCTAGAATTCATTCGTATGGACCTGATTAAGATAGAGCTCGGTCATATAATTGCATCTGTTTAAAATTCATCGGCTCAAGCATATGTTTAAGCTATTTCTTATGCTTATCTATCTTCTTTTGAGTCCTTTTTACTTAGCTGTTTGTTGTCACTTTACCTCTAATGACTAATGGTCATACTCCGTTTGCATCTTATTCATTTAAATACAAAATTATGCAGTAGAAATTAGCTCTTAGAAGTGTAAATATGTTTCTCAAAATGTGCAATAATTTGATTCACATTTTTAATCAACTATCAACCGCTAATGATTCTTGAAGCTGACTCCACCTAGCTGGCATTAGGCCCATAGgttattattcattaaattgATTATGGTAATATCTATTTGAGATATTAATTTTCAATAGTTATAGTCTTTGCACAAAGACCTACGGTTGTACATGGCCTGTGATATGAGGGGTTTTGTAATTAATGCGTGAATTTGATTATTGAAAAggcatttctgaaaaaaaaaatccatggaATTATAATCAAAATATAgggtttttaaagaaaaatataaatgcaCCCTCTTTCATCATGAAACTCGTTAACCCATGCTAGCTGTTTGTCCAATGACTTGGAAGTatccttgtaatttttcttttaacattCTTACAATTCTAAATTTTTCTTGTAACATTCTTACCATTCTACTTTGTCTTATTATCACCACTCTGCCTCAATTGTTTGTATGCTTAAATCAATTTTCCTAAAAGTTTTCCTTGTACATATGTGTCTGTTAGGTCTCAAGATTACAACTATTTTTTGCCTTTTCCTATAGTCGTTTGCCACATAATTGGTCATACGGTTCCTAGTCTCCACACTCATACTTCATCATTGATTGCATATGATACTTCATCATTTGTTCACATGTCATTTATGCACAACTCAAAATTTCCCACTTCCTTTCAACGATCTCTAGGCTCTCCTGACATCTGATTCATCTGATCTTGCGACCTTTTTCTTGGGCATTATGTGGCTCGATATCATTCTTCTTCTACTTGTTTTCAGAGTGGAAATTCCAAACCACTAGTATCTGCAACATCAGTTTCAAGTACAACAACAAatttgatcatttaattttctttttctgcgTATTGGTTAAAACATCTGGTGGAGAATTTTCAAGCATTTCTTCACTGAATATTTCTTTATACTCCTTTCCAAACAGATTAAGAGATATGTAATAAGTCTGTTGAAATCACTTGAAGAGTTGATGGATCATTgttcataaatcatttattCATCTTGTTTTCCTGCTCGTTTACAGACTTTACACCGACTATATATCGTCAATGCTGGATCTGGATTTAGAGTGCTGTGGAAAGTGATTAGTGCTTTTCTGGAGGCGCGAACAATGTCAAAAATACAGGTTCAGCTGCTTCTTTTTAATTCTGTCATCCTTCTGTGGACGAGGAGGGAAGTAGACATCTGGTTCATTTAGGTGGAAATTGTGCTATCAGTTTTCTTAATCCAATTGAAATCATACATATTTAGGTGTTGGGAAACAAGTACCAGAGTAAGCTCTTGGAAGCTGTAGACCCAAGGTACATAACAGGTCCTTATGTTATCAACAAGTTGTCGTATTGTTGGCTGATAGATGAAATATGATTCTACAGTAATTTGCCAGACTTTTTGGGTGGAAATTGCACATGTTCTGGACATGGAGGATGCCTGTTGAAAGATAAGGGACCATGGACTGACCCAGAACTTTATAACATTCTGCAGGTAAAATCTTGGTGCTTGTTAAGTTTTCTTTGATCATTTTTCCTCTCTCTGCATTGGACCAATGCACCAAGTTCATACGTCCTTACTTGATAGGGAAATTACTCTATTTTTTCAGGAATTTTTCAGTAAAGGAGGGAAATTTGTTGATTATGAAGAATCAGACTCTCAGATTGTAACATCCTTCGTTCCTCAtgggagtcctcatattactaaaTTCTAGCTTATTTAGCAGAATGTCTCTATAGTTTTGATGGTTTGGTTATGTTGCTGATGGATGCTTGGCCTCTTTTCACAGGAAACTTCTGATAGGTAACTTAGGTCCAGTAGTGGAGGAACTCTTAAAATGATATTAAAAGATGATATGGTGACTGATGCTGTAATTATCCTCCCATGAAGCTAATAACTTACACATTTAGTGAAGATGGGTAAACTGTCAGAAGAAAATTGTTTGAACATAACTTTGCTTAGTAATTCAATCTTTTTCTCAAACAATTTAGGGCAATTACTCGAATAGTTTGTATCCATCATGTTGGAGATTGCAGATTACCTCAAAGATCATCTATAACTAAAACTCTCAAGTTTCGGATTGCTTAATTCAAAATACTGACCAAGAGGCCTTTTCCAGTATGGATTACATTTCAAAGAAGGTTCCTAATTGGCATAGAGTTTGTATCTTGGGACTGCTAAGTTGTTCAAGATAATGCGTGCACTCCCTATAAAATGTATAATTCTGAAACCAAATACAGTAATGCATATTTATCTTGCCTTGCCACATTTAACAACAAAAAGCTTTGGCAAAACAATTTTACTTCTTAATCTAAATATTACAGAATATTGCTTTTGGCGTGAATGCCAAAATCATGTGATTATAGCAAGATGACAAAAGATATCGACTTAAGAAGCCAGATAATATGCAAAGATACAGGCTTTCAATATTCAATGTGGATTCCAACTCTTCAGCACACAAGAAACATTTAGGTAAATAAATCCTAAGCACAAAGAACGCTTgaataaacaacaaaataaaTAGCATATAAAAGAAGCAAGAATACTTTGCAGAAATTTCCTCTCTTTAATACCAGGTTATTGCATTAGATAACAaatcatatatttttattagtatGATTCCTCTTACAATGTTTTGATGCATTCTAGCCTAATGAGATTTAagggaatgagtttaattcaTGATTAGTACAGCTGTGTTGCACAAAACCAAAGTGTTACAAAAATGGGTacatattttgttttatggaaaaaaataaataaataaaagcttCATAAGCCTTCATTTATTTAATGATTGGTCGACTCTTTGCAACAATAAGCTTCTCTCTCAATTTGGTGATATTTGGTCCAAAATCAAAAGTATAAGGGAAAACTTCCAATACATTGAATGATGATTCTTCCTCATGTTAACACCCCACCTGAAAAAGATCTTTGTTTGTTCCACTCAAAACCTTGATTCACATCTGATGTAAATTTTTCTGATTTCCAATAAAGGCTGGGTGGCTGTTTTATGCCTCTTTTTCATcgaaaaatattttgttttatggaGGAAATCTAAGGACTAAAGATTGTTCAGAGTAATGTTGGCTATGTGCATGAATTCATCAATAGCCTATTATTTGGTATTGGGCATACATGAACACTTGGATCTTTTTTCTTCAGTTAGCTCTTGGAAACTTCTCGAAAAGCCAAACGACTAGAACTTGAGATGCTAAGGGCAGAGGTTTCTCTTGTATACATGGATATGCATGCTTATTTAGCTATACAATGTAATATTCATTGAATTTTGTTACATATTTTGCTGATTACCCTTAAATTTTAACTAGATGGTATATACGTATTACTTCTATGTCTTTCAATTCTTACACCTTATATTGATGTAACACCAGCATGGTGTTCATGTGACATTTTAAGAATCGAGCCACTGAAATGCTCTGATCATTTGCAGAGCTGGGCAGGCTGAGAAATCCTAGATGATAGTGGTGATAAAGGATTTTAGGTAACTCACATTGACTAAGGGGTGTTATGCTCTGTGAATCAAAAGTTGTAGGAGGGAATCGAAAAATATGAAGGGCCAGAGGATTTAAAGTGGGAAGGGATACCTAAGGAAACCTAGATGGAAGTGATGATGAAGATGTTGAGCCTGTGACAGCGGAAGGCCATGGGGAGTAAAGGGACTAGAGACCTAGGCATCCTAGATAGGAGTCGTGGGAGATAAGGATTCTAAGCCGCCTTAATGAAATGGATTAGCTAGTTGTTCATGGTATTGGTTATGATTTGTGTGAAAAGAAATGTTCTAAATGGATTAATTTTATATTGTTTGTCTTTCTCCTGTGTAGTAAAATTAATGCTTCTCTATCTTGAGTTGTGATTGTTAATATGAAGGTTGGTCACATATATCTAGTACTCATTGGTGACTCAATTGAAGTATTATCAATTTGTGTTTTAGCATAATTATCTTCCTTAGTAAAGATCAACTTTTGCCCTTATTTGAAGTCCCCAAAT
Proteins encoded in this window:
- the LOC103711677 gene encoding phosphatidylinositol/phosphatidylcholine transfer protein SFH11 — translated: MSSRGKNATRGAAVSEKQISNSNELEHQKRRTNSLNLPLETHWELPQVGKKKFSLSRMSFRSLQDSLIRISRSKTYRSRLQGVHDPKEEHVVQSFRQLLLSTSQLPEKYDDYHTLLRFLRMRGFDIKKAKDAFLNMLKWREDFAVDTIAKDFKFEEDEAVKKCYPHGYHGVDRYGRPLYIERIGSVDLNTLLRVTTVDRYIKNHISEQEKTLNLRYPACSLAARKYIASTTSILDVKGVGTNNFSKPARELFTEIQKIDSNYYPETLHRLYIVNAGSGFRVLWKVISAFLEARTMSKIQVLGNKYQSKLLEAVDPSNLPDFLGGNCTCSGHGGCLLKDKGPWTDPELYNILQEFFSKGGKFVDYEESDSQIDVDGFQQDMQTSDVAEHMAQKILELEDCLADTKRILQTLLSKQQELAEHIEQLKKLTSIEACLSEKST